The DNA window TGTCGCGCCGCTGACCGCCTTGAAGCGGTGAGTAGGCTTCCAGGATGATTGCGATTCTGGGCACGGGCAAGATGGGCGAGGCCCTGCTGTCCGGGCTGCTGCGGGCCGGGTTCAAGCCGGACGACGTCCTCGCGACCACCCGCAGGCCCGAGCGGGCGCAGGCGCTGCGCGAGACCTACGGCGTGCGCACCGTCACCAACGCCGAGGCGGCGAAGGCGGCCGACACGCTGATCCTGGCCGTCAAGCCGCAGGACATGGCCACGCTCCTGGCCGAGATCGCCCCCTACGTCCCGGCCGACCGTCTGGTGATCTCGGCCGCGGCCGGCATCACGACGGCGTTCGTGGAGCAGCGGCTCGGGGTGGACGTGCCGGTCGTGCGGGTGATGTCCAACACGCCGATCAGGTTCGACGAGGCGATGAGCGTCATCTCGGCCGGGGCGCACGCGGGCGAGGAGCACCTCCGGCTGACGGAGAACCTGCTGAAGCCGGTCGGCAAGGTGCTGCGCATCCCCGAGTCGCAGCAGGACGCGGCGACCGCGCTCTCCGGCAGCGGACCCGCCTACTTCTTCTACCTGGTCGAGGCCATGGTGGACGCGGGCATCCTGCTGGGCATGCCGCGCGCCGCCGCGCTCGACATGGTGACGCAGTCGATCGTCGGCGCGGCCGTGATGCTGCGCGACTCGGGCGAGCACCCGGTGATCCTGCGCGAGGCGGTCACCTCGCCGGGCGGCACCACGATCGCGGCCATCGCCGAGCTGGAGCGGCACAGCGTGCGGGCGGCGTTCCTGGCCGCGATCGAGGCCGCCAGGGACCGCGGGCGGGAGCTCGCGAGCGGCTGAGCCGTCCCGCCCGCGCCGGGTGACCGGCCGCCAGGTCGTCAGGCGTCGCGGCGCCGCATGAGGACGCAGCCCGCGACCGCGGTCACGGCGATCCAGGCCAGGTAGACGCCGAACCCGCCCCACGGGCTCAGCGAGCCGCCGCCTCCGCCGCCGGCCATGATGAGCTGGCCCGCGTTGGTGGTGAAGTGCTCCGCGACGGCCCTGCCCCACGCGCCGGGCAGCTGCGTGACGACCGCGGGGAGCACCAGGATCAGCGCGATGGCCGCCACGAGCGCGCCCGCCGAGTGCCGGACGAGCGTGCCGAGCGCCAGCCCGAACAGCCCGCACGCGGTCAGGTAGAGCCCCGCGCCGCCGGCGGCCCGTACGACGTCGCCCGCCGTGAGCCCGGCCGGCCGCGTGATCGCCAGGCCGACGGCGAGCGCCCCTGCCGCGGCGAGGGTGCAGACGACGATCGCGGTCACGGTGAAGACCACGGCCTTGCCGGCGAGCAGGTGGAGACGCCGGGGCACGGCCATGAGCGAGGTGCGGATGCCGCCGGTGCGGTACTCGCCGGAGATCACCAGGACGCCCAGCGCGGCGATGGACAGCGAGCCGAACATCGTGCCCGCCAGGCCCAGCGCGAGCGCGTGCGGCACGTCGACGGGCCCGTCGGCGCTGTGCGCGACCGAGGCGGAGAGCAGCGCGCTGAAGCCGATCATCATCACGGCGGTGGCGGCCAGCGTCCAGACCGTCGAGCGGACCGAGCGGATCTTGGTCCATTCCGACCTGATGATGTCGATCATGACGTGAACTCCAGACTGTCCTTGGTCAGCTCCATGTAGGCGGCTTCGAGCGAGGGCCGCACGTGCGTCAGCTCCTCCAGCGGGATGCCGGCCCGCGCCGTGAGGGTGCCGATCTCCAGGGTGCTCATCGTGGTCACCCGCAGGTGGTCGGGATGCCGCTCGCCGGTCCCGATCAGGTCGGCGACCTCGGCCAGGCGGGGGGAGCGCACCCGTACGTACCCTTGCGAGCTGCGCGCGATGAACTCCTCGACGCTCGTGTCGGCGATGAGCCGCCCCTTGCCGATCACGACGAGGTGGTCGGCGGTCTGGGCCATCTCGCTCATGAGGTGGCTGGAGACGAAGACCGCGCGGCCCTCGGCGGCGAGGTCGCGCATGAGCGTGCGGATCCACAGGATGCCGTCCGGGTCGAGCCCGTTGACGGGCTCGTCGAACAGCAGGATCTCCGGGTCGCCGAGCAGCGCCGCGGCGATGCCGAGCCGCTGCGCCATGCCCAGCGAGAAGCCGCCGACGCGGCGCCTCGCGACCTCGCGCAGTCCCACGGTCTCCAGCACCTGCCCGACCCGGCTCGCGGGCAGCCCGTTGCTCTGGGCGATCGCCAGCAGGTGGTCACGGGCGCTCCGCCCGCCGTGCACGGCCTTGGCGTCGAGCAGCGCGCCCACCTTGCGCAGCGGATGCCGCAGCTCCTGGTACGGCCGCCCGTCCACCAGCACGGAGCCGCCTGACGGCCGGTCGAGCCCGAGGATCATCCGCATGGTGGTGGACTTGCCGGCCCCGTTGGGCCCGAGGAAGCCCGTCACCCGGCCGGGCTCGACGTCGAACGACAGGTCCGCCACCGCGACGGTGGCGCCGTAGCGTTTGCTCAGGTTCGTTGCCCGAATGGCTGTCATGATCCCAGCCTGGCGGCGCGGACCGCTGGTTTCTTCCTGCCCGGGGACCGTCCTGCGGGACGCCCTCTGGGACCAGGGTCCTACTCTCCTGGGCGGACGAGCCCCGCCTCGTAGGCGACGATGACGGCCTGCGCGCGGTCCCGTACGCCGAGCTTGGCGAACAGGCTCGTCACGTGGTTCTTGACGGTCGAGGGGGAGACGGCGAGCCCGGCGGCGATCTCCGCGTTCGAGCGGCCGCGGGCGATGAGGACGAGGACCTCCCGCTCCCGCTCGGTCAGCCCCGCGAGCCCCGCGGCTCCCGCGGGCGCGGGCGGGGTCCGCGAGGCGCGGACGAACGCGCCGATCAGCCGGGTCAGCAGGCGCGGCGCGACCGCCGACTCGCCCCGGTGCACCACGCGCACGCCCTCGATCAGCTCCTCGGGGGAGACGTCCTTCGGCAGGAAGCCGCCCGCGCCCGCGCGCAGCGCCGCGACCACGTTCTCGTCCAGGTCGAACGTGCTCAGCGCGAGCACCCGCACCCCCGGCAGCTCGGCCGTGATCAGCTCGGTCGCGCGCACCCCGTCCAGGTCGGGCATGTGGAGGTCCATGAGCACGACGTCCGGCCGCAGCCGCCGGGCGAGGTCCACCGCCGCCGCGCCGTCGCCGGCCTCGCCCACCACGGACAGGTCGGGCTGGGCGTCGAGCATGAGCCTGAAGCCCGTGCGGACCAGCTCGTGGTCGTCGGCGAGCAGCACGCGGATCACGGCTTCTCCAAGGGGATGCGGGCGTGCACGCGGAAGCCGCCTCCGGTGTGCGGGCCGGTCGAGAGCCGCCCGCCGCAGAGCGCCACCCGCTCGGCCATGCCGCCGAGGCCGAAGCCGGGCGTGCCCGAGCCCGTGGCGCGCCCGTCGTCCACGACCTCGACCTCGACGGCCTCAGGCTCGTACGCCAGCCGCACCCCGGCCCGCGCCCCGGCCGCGTGCTTGCGGGTGTTGGTGAGCGCCTCCTGGACGATGCGGTAGACGGCGAGGTCGACGGGCGCGGGCAGCGGGACGGGTTCGCCGGTCACGGTGAGGCTGGTGGCCAGCCCGGCCGACCTGGCCTCCTCGACGAGCGCGGGCAGCCGTTCCGCGCCCACGCCGGTCGCGGCGTCCGGCCCTGTGCCGCCCGCCCCGATCAGGTCGCCGTCGCGGAGCACGTCGCCGGCCCTCAGCACGTCGAGCAGGAGGCGCATCTCCGTCATCGCCTCGCGGGCGGTCTGCTCGGCGCTCTTCAGCGCGTTCCTGGTGACCTCCTGCTCGGGCGGGAGGGTCGCCCGCGCGCCGCCGACCAGGGCGGTGATGACGGTGATGTGGTGCGCCACGATGTCGTGCAGCTCCCTGGCGATGCGCCGCCGCTCCTCGCGCACGGCGGCGTCGGCTGCCTCGTGCCGCCCGCGCTCGTTGAGCTCCGCGCGCAGCCGGACGAGCTGCCCGACGCCCACGGCCGACCCCACGGCGAACAGGTAGCCCACCCAGTTGCCCCGGCCTGGCCAGAAGATCTCCCCTGCCACGGCGTAGACGGCGTAGAAGGCGAGCCCGGCCGCGGCGGTGACGCGGCCGGAGGTGTGGCGGCCCACGCTGTAGAGCGCGATGGCCGTGGGCAGGTTCGCGATCGTCACGAGGTGCAGGGCGAAGCCGGTCACGTCCAGCCCCGCGACCAGCGTCGCGGTGAGGATTGGCCGGCGCCGGCGCGGCCACAGCAGTGCCGCGCCCGCCAGGTAGTGGGCGGCTTCCAGCGTGCCTCCGCCGTCGCCCTGGACGATCATGGTGACCAGCCCGGGGATCGCGGGGAGCGAGACGGCGATCACCAGGGCGGTGTCGGAGACCCTGGGACGGCGGAGGAACTCCACGGCTCTCCTGACCGTTCGCCCCATGCCCACGCCCAAACCCTAAGTCATGAAATATCCGGCTCAGAGCGGATATTTCCGCACTGAGCCCGGGCTACAACGGAGAGTCCGCGCTGCGGTAACGTCGGCCGCAAGGCGAGGCGGCACGTGAAGGGGTTGGCATGAGCCGGTCGGTACGGGTGATCTGGGACGACGCTCTCACCTCCTACGACTTCGGCCCCACCCATCCACTCGCGCCCGTCAGGGTGGAGCTGACGATGGCGCTGGCCAGGGGCCTGGGCGTGCTCGACCGGGTCGAGCTGGCCGGCTGCGACCCCGCCGGTGACGACGAGCTGGCCATGGTCCACAAGCGCGACTACGTCGAGGCCGTCAAGCGGGTGTCCGTCTCCGGCGCGCCCGACCTCGGCTGCGGGCTCGGCACCATGGACAACCCGGCGTTCAAGGGCGTGCACGAGGCGTCGGCGCTGATCGCGGGCGCCTCGCTGGCGGCCGCCCGCGCGATCTGGGAGGGCGCGGCCGAGCACGCCGTCAACATCGCGGGCGGGCTCCACCACGCCATGCCCGCCATGGCCAGCGGCTTCTGCGTCTACAACGACCCGGCGCTCGCCATCGCCTGGCTGCTGGAGCGGGGGGTGGGCCGGATCGCGTACGTCGACGTCGACGTCCATCACGGCGACGGCGTCCAGACGGTCTTCTACGACGACCCCCGGGTGCTGACGATCAGCCTGCACGAGAGCCCGCGCACGCTGTTCCCCGGCACTGGCTTCCCCGAGGAGACCGGCGCCGAGGGCACGGCGGTCAACGTGGCGCTGCCGGCCGGCTGCGGCGACGCCGGCTGGCTGCGGGCCTTCCACGCGGTCGTGCCGCCGCTGCTGCACGAGTTCCGGCCCGAGGTGCTGGTGACCCAGCACGGCTGCGACAGCCACGCGCTCGACCCGCTCGCCAACCTCATGCTGAGCGTCGACGGCCAGCGCGCCGCCTACGCCGCCCTGCACCGCCTGGCCCACGAGACGACGGCGGGCGGGCGCTGGATCGCGGTCGGCGGCGGCGGTTACGAGCTGGTCCAGGTCGTCCCGAGGGCGTGGACGCACCTGCTGGCCGAGGCGTCCGGGCATCCGATCGACCCGGCCACGCGGACGGGCGAGGAGTGGCGCAGGTACGTGAGGGAGCGCACCGGCGAGACGCCCCCGTTGACCATGACCGACGGCCGAAACCCGGAATTTCGTGATATCTCGGCCGGTTATGACCCAGCGGACCCCATCGACCGTGCGGTCATCGCCACCCGCAAAGCGGTGTTCCCCCTGCACGGCCTCGACCCGATGCCGTGAGCGCCGATGTTCTGCGAAGGAAAGCTGTGCTGAGCCGCGACCAACTCCGCGATCACCTCGTACGCACCCGCATCGCCGGTGACGTCGCGACGCCACGGGAGAACAACCTCGACCACTACAGCTCGCTGGCCAACGGCGACCCCTACTACGCCCTCGGCCTGAGCTTCGACCACCCGTGGTCCTACCGCGACGTGCTCGCGCTCATGGCCAAGTCGGCGGGCGTGGTCGCCGACCCCGGGCACCGCTGGGGCCAGGACACCATCGACCCCGAGCTGACCATCGACGCCCTCGACGCCATGGCCGAGCGCGTCGCGGCCGTGCTCGCCAGGCCCGAGCCGCGGATCCTGTTCGCGACCGGCCACCCCACCGGCCTGCTGGCGGTCCACCTGCCGCTCGCGGCGCTATGCGAGCGGCACGGCGCGCGGCTGCTGACGCCCGGCGAGGGCTGGACGTACGCGGGCTCCGGCTTCGGCCGCCCGCGCCGCATCCGCTACCTCCAGGACGTCGCCATGCTCGACGACCGGGGCAACTTCGTGCACACCCACGACGCCGCGCCGATGCGGCACATGCTGCACGAGCTGGACGGCGACCTGCCCGACCTGGTGATCGCCGACCACGGCTGGGCGGGCGCGGCCGGCGAGGCGGGGGTGCCGACGGTGGCCTTCGCCGACAGCAACGACCCGGGCCTGTTCGTCGGCGAGGCGGAGGGGAAGATCGACGTCGTCGTGCCGTTGGACGACAATGTGCTACCCCGATTTTACGCTCCGCTCACCGAGCGATTGGTCACTCTGGTCTCATCAGCCCTCTGAGTTCATTCCGGTCAGCTCGATACCGTCTTTTCGCGCCTGCATTCCAAGGGGCTCGCCGTCCCTTTGCCAACTTTTGACAGGGCTCCGGCGACTCTTATGTGTGGCAACTTGGACAGTTCCAAGGTCCAGGCGAGGTGCTCGGCCCGGCTGCTCACCAGCGATTTCTCTGGTTCGGCTGACAGGCGGCTCCGTCAAGAGAGAAAATAGGGGGTTTGCGCACTCGGAGTCCCGACTTACGCTGACGGCAGTACACGTGCGTGAGCAATGGCACCAGTGGGGATAACCCGGAAACACGTGCGGAAGAGGCGTCCGATGGGTGCAGGCGAAAGACCTCTCAGCGAGGTGAAGTTCCTGACCGTGGCTGAAGTCGCGACGGTCATGAGGGTGTCCAAGATGACGGTGTACCGGCTCGTACACTCCGGCGAGCTCCCGGCCATCAGGGTAGGCCGGTCGTTCAGAGTGCCCGAGCAGGCGGTGCACGACTATCTGCGGGAGGCCTACATCGAGGCAGGTTGACGTAGCGACGTGATGGTCACGCCGTGAGTGCTGTCGCGGGAGAAGCCCGGCCGCTCGCCACGCGCGGCCGGGGCTCTCGCCCCCCGAGGGGCGATCTACCATGGATCGCCGGTAGTCTGTGAGCCGGTGTGCGCTCGCACTCCGATTCAGACTTGCTATCAGTACCTGGGGGTCCCGTGGGCTCTGTGATCAAGAAGCGCCGCAAGCGGATGGCCAAGAAGAAGCACCGCAAGCTGCTCAAGAAGACGCGCATCCAGCGGCGTAACAAGAAGTAACCGACGCAGCTGCGAGGCGCTGATGACCCACACCGTGCTCGTCACCGGGGTCTCGCGCCACATCGGCGCCCGGGTGTCGAACGTTCTGGCCGCCGACCCGGACATCGACCGGGTCATCGGAGTGGACACCGTGCCGCCCCCCTCGCTGACGCGGGATGGCGGTGTCTCCCTGGGCCGGACCGAGTTCGTCCGGGTCGACCTGCGCAGCCCCGACATCGCGCAGGTGATCGCGGCCGCGGACATCGACACCGTTGTGCACATGAGCCTGGTCAGCGCTCCCTCGCGGGGCGGTGGCAGGGCAGCCATGAAAGAGCACAACATCATCGGCACCATGCAGCTGCTCGGCGCCTGCCAGCGGTCGGCGACCGTGCGGCGCGTGGTGGTCCGCTCCACCACCGCCGTCTACGGCTCGTCACCGCGGGACCCGGCGGTCTTCACCGAGGACCTGGAGCCGCACGACGGCCCCAGCCACGGCTACGCGAAGGACGCGTGCGAGATCGAGGGCTACGTGCGCGGCTTCGCGCGCCGCCGTCCCGACGTGACCGTGTCGCTGCTGCGCTTCGCCAACTTCATGGGGCCGGGTGTCGACTCGCCCTTGACGCGCTACTTCACCCAGCCGGTGCTGCCGACCGTGTTCGGCTTCGACCCGCGGCTGCAGTTCGTCCACGAGGACGACGCGGTCGAGGTGCTGCGCCGGATGGCGACGGAGGACCACCCCGGCACGTTCAACGTGGCCGGGGCGGGCGTGCTGCTGTTGTCGCAGTGCGTGCGCAGGGCGGGCCGGCTGTCGATGCCGCTGTTCTCGCCCGCGTTCGAGGCGCTCGGCAACGCCGCGCGCCGTTTCGGGCTGGTCGAGTACTCACCCGAGCAGCTCAAGCTCATGTGCCACGGCCGCGCGGTCGAGACCTCCCGGCTGGAAACCGAGCTCGGCTGGAAGCCGAAGTTCAGCACCGGGGCGGCCTTCGAGGACTTCCTGCGCTCGCGGGGCCTGCACCCGATCGGAGGTGTGCCCAGTTGAGCGTCTCCCATGAGCACGACGACGGCCGGGTGATCCCGATCACCGCCGCGCCCTCCTACGAGCAGGCCGACCCCGACCCGCTCGCCGAGCTGCTGGCCTTCCTCCGGCGGCGGCTCGACGGCGACTACGAGGTCGACGAGTTCGGCTACGACCCCGAGCTGACCGACAAGGTCTTCCTGGAGCTCGTCCGGCCCCTCTACAACCACTGGTTCAGGGTCGAGACGGTCGAGCTGCACAACGTGCCCGAGGAGGGCGGCGCGCTGGTCGTCGCCAACCACTCGGGCACGCTGCCGGTCGACGCGCTCATGCTCCAGGTCGCCATGCACGACGACGTCCACCGGCCGCTGCGGCTGCTCGGCGCCGACCTCGTCTACCAGCTCCCGCTGCTCAGCCACCTGGCACGCAAGACCGGCCACACCCTCGCCTGCCGCGAGGACGCCGACCGGCTGCTGCGCAAGGGCGAGCTGGTCGGGGTGTTCCCCGAGGGCTTCAAGGGCGTCGGCAAGCCGTTCTCCGAGCGCTACAAGCTGCAGCGCTTCGGCCGCGGCGGCTTCGTCGCCTCGGCGATCCGCGCCGGGGTGCCCATCCTGCCCACGGCGATCGTCGGGGCTGAGGAGATCTACCCCAAGATCGGCGACATCAGGTCGCTGGCCCGGCTGCTCGGGCTCCCCTACGTGCCGATCACGCCGTTCTTCCCGCTGCTCGGGCCGCTCGGGCTGGTGCCGCTGCCGTCCAAGTGGATGATCGAGTTCGGCGAGCCGATCCGCACCGACCACTACGAGCCCGAGGCCGCCGACGACCCCATGCTCGTCTTCAACGTCACCGACCACGTGCGCGAGGTCATCCAGCAGATGCTCAACGAGCTGCGGCTGCGCCGCGGGCACGCCTTCCCGCCGTTCCTCTGACGGCGGGCCCGCCGTGAACTCCCGCGGCGGGTTGTGGCGAGACATCTCCGACCGTTCCCCCAGAGAAGGGCGGAGATGATCCTGCAACCCGCCACCCGAGGCGCGGACGCGGAGCTCGTGAACGCCTCATGGACCGAACCCGAGGCGTTCGCCGAGCTGTTCGACCGCTACGCCGGCATGCTCTACCGCTACGTCTCCAAACGGCTCGGTCCCGAGCCCGCGGAGGATCTCGTCGGCGAGACCTTCCTGGTCGCCTTCTCCCGCAGGAGGAGCTACGACCTGGCCTATCCGGACGCCCGCCCCTGGCTGTTCGGCATCCTCACCAAGCTCATCTCCCGGCACCACCGCAGCGAGGCCGCCCGCTACCGGGCGCTGCTGCGCGCCCCGGTCGAGCACGCGACCGAGTCGCCCGCCGACCGGGTGGCCGCCGGGGTCAGCGCCCAGGCGGTGCGCGGCGAGCTGGCCGGCGCCCTCGCGTCCCTGTCCGCCAAGGACCGCGACGTGCTGCTGCTCATCGCGTGGGGCGACCTGACGTACGAGGAGGTCGCGCAGGCGCTCGGCATCCCCGTCGGCACCGTGCGCTCCCGCCTCAACAGGGGCAGGCGGAAGGTACGGGCCGCGCTCGGCGACACCAACCCGATGGCGGAGGAGGAGTGACGATGGACGACCTGAAGCTGCTCCGCGACCTCGGCGCGCGACTGGAGCACGAGCCGCCCGTGACGCTCGTCCGCCAGCGCGAGCGCCTGCTGCGGGCCCGCGCCACCCGGCGCTGGTGGGCCACCTGGTGGACGGCCGGCCTCGTGGCCGTCGCCACGGCCGCCGCGGTCGTGGTGCCCACGCTGCTGCTGGCCCGCGACCGGCCGG is part of the Nonomuraea coxensis DSM 45129 genome and encodes:
- a CDS encoding ABC transporter ATP-binding protein translates to MTAIRATNLSKRYGATVAVADLSFDVEPGRVTGFLGPNGAGKSTTMRMILGLDRPSGGSVLVDGRPYQELRHPLRKVGALLDAKAVHGGRSARDHLLAIAQSNGLPASRVGQVLETVGLREVARRRVGGFSLGMAQRLGIAAALLGDPEILLFDEPVNGLDPDGILWIRTLMRDLAAEGRAVFVSSHLMSEMAQTADHLVVIGKGRLIADTSVEEFIARSSQGYVRVRSPRLAEVADLIGTGERHPDHLRVTTMSTLEIGTLTARAGIPLEELTHVRPSLEAAYMELTKDSLEFTS
- a CDS encoding acetoin utilization protein AcuC, with translation MSRSVRVIWDDALTSYDFGPTHPLAPVRVELTMALARGLGVLDRVELAGCDPAGDDELAMVHKRDYVEAVKRVSVSGAPDLGCGLGTMDNPAFKGVHEASALIAGASLAAARAIWEGAAEHAVNIAGGLHHAMPAMASGFCVYNDPALAIAWLLERGVGRIAYVDVDVHHGDGVQTVFYDDPRVLTISLHESPRTLFPGTGFPEETGAEGTAVNVALPAGCGDAGWLRAFHAVVPPLLHEFRPEVLVTQHGCDSHALDPLANLMLSVDGQRAAYAALHRLAHETTAGGRWIAVGGGGYELVQVVPRAWTHLLAEASGHPIDPATRTGEEWRRYVRERTGETPPLTMTDGRNPEFRDISAGYDPADPIDRAVIATRKAVFPLHGLDPMP
- a CDS encoding 30S ribosomal protein bS22, which codes for MGSVIKKRRKRMAKKKHRKLLKKTRIQRRNKK
- a CDS encoding response regulator → MIRVLLADDHELVRTGFRLMLDAQPDLSVVGEAGDGAAAVDLARRLRPDVVLMDLHMPDLDGVRATELITAELPGVRVLALSTFDLDENVVAALRAGAGGFLPKDVSPEELIEGVRVVHRGESAVAPRLLTRLIGAFVRASRTPPAPAGAAGLAGLTEREREVLVLIARGRSNAEIAAGLAVSPSTVKNHVTSLFAKLGVRDRAQAVIVAYEAGLVRPGE
- a CDS encoding RNA polymerase sigma factor; the encoded protein is MILQPATRGADAELVNASWTEPEAFAELFDRYAGMLYRYVSKRLGPEPAEDLVGETFLVAFSRRRSYDLAYPDARPWLFGILTKLISRHHRSEAARYRALLRAPVEHATESPADRVAAGVSAQAVRGELAGALASLSAKDRDVLLLIAWGDLTYEEVAQALGIPVGTVRSRLNRGRRKVRAALGDTNPMAEEE
- a CDS encoding lysophospholipid acyltransferase family protein codes for the protein MSVSHEHDDGRVIPITAAPSYEQADPDPLAELLAFLRRRLDGDYEVDEFGYDPELTDKVFLELVRPLYNHWFRVETVELHNVPEEGGALVVANHSGTLPVDALMLQVAMHDDVHRPLRLLGADLVYQLPLLSHLARKTGHTLACREDADRLLRKGELVGVFPEGFKGVGKPFSERYKLQRFGRGGFVASAIRAGVPILPTAIVGAEEIYPKIGDIRSLARLLGLPYVPITPFFPLLGPLGLVPLPSKWMIEFGEPIRTDHYEPEAADDPMLVFNVTDHVREVIQQMLNELRLRRGHAFPPFL
- a CDS encoding NAD-dependent epimerase/dehydratase family protein: MTHTVLVTGVSRHIGARVSNVLAADPDIDRVIGVDTVPPPSLTRDGGVSLGRTEFVRVDLRSPDIAQVIAAADIDTVVHMSLVSAPSRGGGRAAMKEHNIIGTMQLLGACQRSATVRRVVVRSTTAVYGSSPRDPAVFTEDLEPHDGPSHGYAKDACEIEGYVRGFARRRPDVTVSLLRFANFMGPGVDSPLTRYFTQPVLPTVFGFDPRLQFVHEDDAVEVLRRMATEDHPGTFNVAGAGVLLLSQCVRRAGRLSMPLFSPAFEALGNAARRFGLVEYSPEQLKLMCHGRAVETSRLETELGWKPKFSTGAAFEDFLRSRGLHPIGGVPS
- a CDS encoding sensor histidine kinase, with translation MGRTVRRAVEFLRRPRVSDTALVIAVSLPAIPGLVTMIVQGDGGGTLEAAHYLAGAALLWPRRRRPILTATLVAGLDVTGFALHLVTIANLPTAIALYSVGRHTSGRVTAAAGLAFYAVYAVAGEIFWPGRGNWVGYLFAVGSAVGVGQLVRLRAELNERGRHEAADAAVREERRRIARELHDIVAHHITVITALVGGARATLPPEQEVTRNALKSAEQTAREAMTEMRLLLDVLRAGDVLRDGDLIGAGGTGPDAATGVGAERLPALVEEARSAGLATSLTVTGEPVPLPAPVDLAVYRIVQEALTNTRKHAAGARAGVRLAYEPEAVEVEVVDDGRATGSGTPGFGLGGMAERVALCGGRLSTGPHTGGGFRVHARIPLEKP
- a CDS encoding helix-turn-helix domain-containing protein, with product MGAGERPLSEVKFLTVAEVATVMRVSKMTVYRLVHSGELPAIRVGRSFRVPEQAVHDYLREAYIEAG
- the proC gene encoding pyrroline-5-carboxylate reductase — translated: MIAILGTGKMGEALLSGLLRAGFKPDDVLATTRRPERAQALRETYGVRTVTNAEAAKAADTLILAVKPQDMATLLAEIAPYVPADRLVISAAAGITTAFVEQRLGVDVPVVRVMSNTPIRFDEAMSVISAGAHAGEEHLRLTENLLKPVGKVLRIPESQQDAATALSGSGPAYFFYLVEAMVDAGILLGMPRAAALDMVTQSIVGAAVMLRDSGEHPVILREAVTSPGGTTIAAIAELERHSVRAAFLAAIEAARDRGRELASG
- a CDS encoding phosphatase; this encodes MLSRDQLRDHLVRTRIAGDVATPRENNLDHYSSLANGDPYYALGLSFDHPWSYRDVLALMAKSAGVVADPGHRWGQDTIDPELTIDALDAMAERVAAVLARPEPRILFATGHPTGLLAVHLPLAALCERHGARLLTPGEGWTYAGSGFGRPRRIRYLQDVAMLDDRGNFVHTHDAAPMRHMLHELDGDLPDLVIADHGWAGAAGEAGVPTVAFADSNDPGLFVGEAEGKIDVVVPLDDNVLPRFYAPLTERLVTLVSSAL
- a CDS encoding ABC transporter permease subunit; the encoded protein is MIDIIRSEWTKIRSVRSTVWTLAATAVMMIGFSALLSASVAHSADGPVDVPHALALGLAGTMFGSLSIAALGVLVISGEYRTGGIRTSLMAVPRRLHLLAGKAVVFTVTAIVVCTLAAAGALAVGLAITRPAGLTAGDVVRAAGGAGLYLTACGLFGLALGTLVRHSAGALVAAIALILVLPAVVTQLPGAWGRAVAEHFTTNAGQLIMAGGGGGGSLSPWGGFGVYLAWIAVTAVAGCVLMRRRDA